The Montipora foliosa isolate CH-2021 chromosome 10, ASM3666993v2, whole genome shotgun sequence genomic sequence TGCCGATTACAAACCTATTTAACATATTTCTTTTCAGTAAGTAAAATTATATTCGAACagcacttaccattcttttcggGTTCTTGTGGCCCAAATTCAaacgtgacatcatcgccaattagAACAAATGGCGCCCAGAATTTAATGGCGGAATACTTCTCCGTCTCccgaagagatttcatagcatggCGAAGAGCTAAACTTGCCTTTTTTCTATCTGCCAAGTTTTGGTAAAAACTCTTCATGAACAGCATGGTTGCCTCAtcatcaattgcccagagtgacaccaaaacagaccgggcaccagcacacaggaaagctcTGGCTATTCCCACTAcaccctcagattttacctctccctgaccactatgacagcaactcaGCACAACCAGCTTTGCCTGAAGACGAACTGCTTGAACATCGCTCATTgttaacatgtaatcttcctcttTTGGGATCTGTGATGTGCGGTCGGGATTTGGAGCCAAAACGATTTCTCCAAAATACTCATCTCCATGagcagcaatgtggattaaagCAACGGCCTTCAGTTTTTTCAGCACCTCGGCTTTCGTTGCATTTTTGCCAGTGAGAGGCGCGGTCTGCAGAAGGTCTCCAATCATCTCCACCTCTTTCTTTGCGCACGGCAACTGTTCAAACATAGGTCCACCGGTGTCCCAAATGATTTCCTTCAAGCATGGATCGCCCACAAGCAGTGCTTCACTCTTACTGTTGAAGTCGTCAAGTGCACTAGAGATCACTTTTAAGGCAGTTAGCGAGGGAAAAGtacggatcctgacagagtcactTAATGCAGAATaaggagccaagcaaaatggtccatcaggaacaaagatCAAGTTATCATCCTGGAGCAAGTCTGCAATGGGACTGATTAAGAAATCATACAAGGACTGCAAGGGGTTGTCGGACACGCTGAAAGACTGAAAGGATTCCTCAACAGCTTCTCCACTACGAGAGAAGTCACTACGATGTCTGTGCACCGAGCGATTCTCGCATCGGACAACAGCCCCGGCGCCAATCTGTTCGAAAGCAGTCTTTATCAGTGAGTCAGCAGTTCCATTTTCGATTTCCTTTTCCCTATAGTTTATTCCGCTTCCTCTTTTCAAAAGCCAAAAACTGATAGTGTTCCCTGCAAGTGCtatgaaaactgtttgttgaGGAAAATATTGCATAACAGCGGAGATAGTTTCCGTCGTCGCAGTTGTCGAGGAAGGCTCTTTATCAACGCCAAATTGCACCTTCAAAATGTCTGCCAAGGCCTGTGCTCGTCCTTGTTCAGCAGCAAACAAAGCCTCATCAACCTCCCTATTCTTTAAAAGTGCTCTCCACAGAGCTGTGTACGCCTCTTGTTTTGTatcacgaaagcttattttccatgcatcttCTGACTGAAGAAGACGCCTTGTTTCATCGAAATGTTTTATGCCTAGACGATAAAAACTAAGGGCTTTGCACAACGAACCTGAGAGTTCATGAACACGACCAAGATTATGACAAGCGATTCCCTGCCCTACTGGGTTCTCCGTTTCCTTGGAAATAGTAAGACATTGTTCGTTACagaaaaaagcattttcaaCCTCACCTCTAACGTAATAAGCATCACCGAGATTACCATAGGCAgtgccctccccggccctatcccctaattcttttgcaatgctaagaagTTGTTCGTGATACTTTATGGCTTTCTTAAAATTTCCCAGACTGCGATAAGCGATACCGAGATTACCATAGGCATTGCCCTCCCCgaccctatcccctacttcctttgcaatgctaagacgttgttcgtgatactctatggcttccTCAAAGATGCCCAGACTGacataagcattgccgagattaccataggCCCTGCCCTCCCCGGctctatcccctacttcttctGCAATGCTAAGACGTTGTTCGTGATACTttatggcttccttaaaattgcccagactgtcaaaagcgttgccgagattaccataggCCTTGCCCTCCCCGaacctatcccctacttcttttgcaatgctaagatgttgttcgtgatactttATGGCTACCTTAAAATTGCTCAGACTGTTataagcgatgccgagattACAATAGGCAatgccctccccggccctatcccctatcTCTTTTGCAGTGCTAAGATTTTGTTCGTGACACTttatggcttccttaaaattgcccagactgccataagcgatgccgagattaccataggccttgccctccccggccctatcccctaattcttttgcaatgctgagATATTGTTCGTAATACTTTATGGCTTCCtcaaaattgcccagactgtgataagcgttgccgagattacaaTAGGCAACGCCCTCCCCAGCCCCATttcctacttcttttgcaatgctaagatgttgttcgtgatactttatggcttccttaaaattgcccatACTTTGATAaccgttgccgagattaccataggCAACGCCCTCCCCGgtcctatcccctacttcttttgcaatgctaagatgttgttcgtgatagtttatggcttccttaaaattgcccagaccgtcataagcgttgccgagattaccataggCCTTGCCCTCCCCATCCCtatcccctacctcttttgcaatgctaagttgttgttcgtgatactttatggcttccttaaaattgcccatACTTTTATAGGCGTTGCTGAGATTACCATAGGCTTTGCCcaccccggccctatcccctacttctttggcaatgctaagatgttgtttgtGATACTTTATGCcttccttaaaattgcccagactgcgataagcgatgccgagattACAATAGGCCttgccctccccggccctatcccctacttcttttgcaatgctaagatgttgtttctGATACTTTATGGCTTCCTTAAAActgcccagactgtgataagcgttgccgagattgccataggcctTGCCCTCCCAGgtcctatcccctacttcttttgcaatgctaagatcttgttCGTAATACTTTTtggcttccttaaaattgcccagactgaaA encodes the following:
- the LOC137972388 gene encoding tetratricopeptide repeat protein 28-like, translated to MNVFEQHIQELIIARKEGNRKGEGIAYFNLGGYYYHLAYFQQAKRDFTKALRIFKEIGFTPGEGDACGNLGIAYDSLGNFKKARKYFKQQLRIAKEVGDRAGEGRANGNLGNVYFSLGNFKEAKKYYEQDLSIAKEVGDRTWEGKAYGNLGNAYHSLGSFKEAIKYQKQHLSIAKEVGDRAGEGKAYCNLGIAYRSLGNFKEGIKYHKQHLSIAKEVGDRAGVGKAYGNLSNAYKSMGNFKEAIKYHEQQLSIAKEVGDRDGEGKAYGNLGNAYDGLGNFKEAINYHEQHLSIAKEVGDRTGEGVAYGNLGNGYQSMGNFKEAIKYHEQHLSIAKEVGNGAGEGVAYCNLGNAYHSLGNFEEAIKYYEQYLSIAKELGDRAGEGKAYGNLGIAYGSLGNFKEAIKCHEQNLSTAKEIGDRAGEGIAYCNLGIAYNSLSNFKVAIKYHEQHLSIAKEVGDRFGEGKAYGNLGNAFDSLGNFKEAIKYHEQRLSIAEEVGDRAGEGRAYGNLGNAYVSLGIFEEAIEYHEQRLSIAKEVGDRVGEGNAYGNLGIAYRSLGNFKKAIKYHEQLLSIAKELGDRAGEGTAYGNLGDAYYVRGEVENAFFCNEQCLTISKETENPVGQGIACHNLGRVHELSGSLCKALSFYRLGIKHFDETRRLLQSEDAWKISFRDTKQEAYTALWRALLKNREVDEALFAAEQGRAQALADILKVQFGVDKEPSSTTATTETISAVMQYFPQQTVFIALAGNTISFWLLKRGSGINYREKEIENGTADSLIKTAFEQIGAGAVVRCENRSVHRHRSDFSRSGEAVEESFQSFSVSDNPLQSLYDFLISPIADLLQDDNLIFVPDGPFCLAPYSALSDSVRIRTFPSLTALKVISSALDDFNSKSEALLVGDPCLKEIIWDTGGPMFEQLPCAKKEVEMIGDLLQTAPLTGKNATKAEVLKKLKAVALIHIAAHGDEYFGEIVLAPNPDRTSQIPKEEDYMLTMSDVQAVRLQAKLVVLSCCHSGQGEVKSEGVVGIARAFLCAGARSVLVSLWAIDDEATMLFMKSFYQNLADRKKASLALRHAMKSLRETEKYSAIKFWAPFVLIGDDVTFEFGPQEPEKNETSSES